The following proteins come from a genomic window of Lolium rigidum isolate FL_2022 chromosome 5, APGP_CSIRO_Lrig_0.1, whole genome shotgun sequence:
- the LOC124653171 gene encoding 3'(2'),5'-bisphosphate nucleotidase-like produces the protein MAARVGLPQQALLASVLARSPSRARLPYPPLLPLPLPTYRRSISASADAGLQNLRRRRPFAARAMSQRSEAAGSPYAAELAAAKKAVSLAARLCQTVQQEIEQSDVQSKADKSPVTVADYGSQILVSLVLNMEVTSGSFSMVAEEDSEDLRKDGAEEILERITDLVNETLAEDASFNILLSQEGILSAIDSGKSEGGPSGRHWVLDPIDGTKGFLRGGQYAIALALLDEGKVVLGVLGCPNLPLSSISNLNGSSSGDQVGALFSATIGCGAEVQSLDGSPPQKISVCSTDNPVNASFFESYEGAHTMHDLTGSIAEKLGVQAPPVRIDSQAKYGALARGDGAIYLRFPYKGYREKIWDHAAGAIVVTEAGGLVTDASGNDLDFSKGRFLDLDTGIIATNKQLMPSLLKAVQEAIKEKEQVPSPL, from the exons ATGGCTGCGCGCGTGGGCCTTCCGCAGCAGGCACTCCTCGCCTCCGTTCTTGCGCGAAGCCCATCTCGTGCTCGCCTCCCTTATCCTCCTCTCCTTCCCCTCCCGCTCCCCACCTACCGCCGATCCATCTCCGCCTCCGCCGACGCCGGGCTCCAaaacctccgccgtcgccgccccttCGCTGCCCGCGCCATGTCGCAGCGATCGGAGGCCGCTGGCAGCCCGTACGCTGCCGAGCTCGCCGCCGCCAAGAAGGccgtctccctcgccgcccgcctCTGCCAG ACGGTGCAACAGGAAATTGAGCAATCAGATGTTCAGTCGAAGGCGGATAAAAGTCCCGTGACAGTAGCTGACTATG GGTCTCAAATATTGGTAAGTCTCGTGTTGAATATGGAGGTAACTTCTGGTTCATTTTCTATGGTGGCCGAGGAG GACTCTGAAGATTTGAGAAAAGATGGCGCTGAAGAAATTTTGGAACGCATTACCGACCTTGTAAATGAAACTCTCGCAGAGGATGCTTCTTTCAACATTTTGTTATCTCAGGAAGGTATCCTTTCTGCAATTGATAGCGGGAAGTCTGAGGGAGGTCCATCTGGGCGTCATTGGGTTCTAGATCCTATCGATGGAACTAAAGG TTTCTTAAGAGGGGGCCAATATGCAATTGCACTGGCATTGCTTGATGAGGGTAAAGTTGTTTTGGGTGTATTGGGATGTCCAAATCTTCCTTTGTCATCCATAAGCAACTTGAATGGTAGCTCATCAGGAGATCAAGTTGGCGCCCtcttctcagccacaattggtTGTGGCGCAGAAGTACAGTCTTTAGATGGTTCTCCACCACAGAAG ATTAGTGTTTGCTCCACCGATAATCCAGTCAATGCCTCATTCTTTGAATCCTATGAAGGAGCACACACCATGCATGATTTAACTGGCTCCATCGCAGAG AAACTAGGTGTCCAAGCTCCCCCAGTTAGGATTGACAGCCAAGCAAAATATGGTGCTCTTGCCCGTGGTGATGGTGCCATTTACTTGCGTTTTCCATACAAGGGTTACAGGGAGAAGATATGGGACCATGCCGCTGGTGCAATCGTTGTCACAG AAGCTGGAGGTTTAGTAACAGATGCCTCAGGAAACGATCTGGATTTCTCGAAAGGGAGATTCCTTGATCTTGACACAGGCATCATCGCGACCAATAAGCAGCTgatgccatcactcttgaaggccGTCCAAGAGGCTATCAAAGAGAAAGAACAGGTCCCTTCCCCATTGTAG
- the LOC124652715 gene encoding 2-oxoisovalerate dehydrogenase subunit alpha 2, mitochondrial-like isoform X1 has product MAAWLSSELARRAARRIAGELRRRGPGPWFPTSSTVPVLGPTAGYQRGFCSVRRFAGDTAAATATAEDSDNEFAAGDLQQSQVVDFPGGKLSFVGEMNFVPESQRERIKCYRVLDDDGGIIYSSRFQEVSQELALKMYSNMVTLQIMDTIFYEAQRQGRISFYLTSNGEEAINIASAAALSADDIVLPQYREPGVLLWRGFTLQEFANQLFGNKMDYGKGRQMPIHYGSNRLNYFTVSSPIATQLPQAVGAAYSLKMDKKDACAITYFGDGGTSEGDFHAALNFAAVTEAPVIFFCRNNGWAISTPTTEQFRSDGIATRGQAYGIRSIRVDGNDTLAVYSAVHTAREMAITEGRPILIEAMTYRVGHHSTSDDSTKYRLADEIEHWRTARDPVSRYRKWVQGNGWWCDAEETELRNSVRQEILQAIQVAERIPKHGLAELFTDVYDQVPSNLREQQRSLLDTIKKHPSDYPTDVPV; this is encoded by the exons ATGGCTGCGTGGCTGTCGTCCGAGCTGGCGCGCCGTGCCGCCAGGAGGATCGCCGGGGAGCTGCGCCGCCGCGGTCCCGGTCCGTGGTTCCCGACCTCCTCGACGGTGCCGGTTCTTGGCCCGACAGCGGGGTACCAAAGGGGGTTCTGCTCCGTCCGGCGCTTCGCCGGAGACACCGCTGCCGCTACCGCTACCGCCGAGGACTCGGATAATGAATTCGCCGCCGGCGATCTTCAGCA GTCGCAGGTAGTAGATTTCCCTGGAGGGAAGCTTTCCTTTGTTGGTGAAATGAATTTTGTGCCAGAGTCACAAAGGGAAAGGATCAAGTGTTACCGTGTTCTTGACGACGATGGTGGGATTATATACAGCAGTAGATTCCAAGAG GTCAGTCAGGAGTTGGCTCTCAAGATGTACAGTAACATGGTCACCCTCCAGATTATGGATACAATCTTCTACGAAGCTCAAAGGCAGGGAAGAATATCATTCTATTTAACTTCTAATGGTGAAGAAGCGATCAACATAGCTTCTGCTGCCGCGCTTAGTGCTGACGACATTGTGCTACCTCAG TACAGGGAGCCTGGTGTTCTTCTATGGCGTGGTTTCACGCTGCAAGAATTTGCAAACCAGTTGTTTGGGAATAAGATGGATTACGGTAAAGGGAGGCAGATGCCAATACATTACGGATCAAACCGTCTGAATTATTTCACGGTCTCATCACCTATCGC CACGCAGCTCCCCCAAGCTGTTGGAGCCGCCTACTCTCTGAAGATGGACAAGAAGGATGCATGTGCCATCACGTATTTCGGCGATGGTGGCACGAGCGAG GGAGACTTCCACGCTGCTCTCAACTTTGCTGCTGTCACGGAAGCTCCAGTGATCTTCTTCTGCCGGAACAATGGCTGGGCAATCAGCACCCCAACTACTGAACAATTCAGAA GTGATGGAATTGCTACCCGTGGCCAGGCTTATGGAATCCGCAGTATCCGGGTTGACGGCAACGACACTCTTGCTGTGTACAGTGCAGTTCACACCGCCCGGGAAATGGCTATAACTGAAGGAAGACCTATTTTGATTGAG GCGATGACTTACCGGGTCGGGCATCACTCGACATCCGACGATTCAACGAAGTATAGGCTGGCTGACGAGATCGAGCATTGGCGAACAGCTAGGGATCCCGTCTCCAGGTACAGAAAATGGGTTCAGGGGAACGGCTGGTGGTGTGATGCTGAAGAGACTGAACTCAGGAACAGTGTGAGACAAGAG ATTCTTCAAGCCATTCAGGTGGCTGAGAGGATCCCGAAACATGGCCTCGCGGAGCTGTTCACTGACGTTTATGATCAAGTTCCTTCCAACCTCCGTGAGCAGCAGCGGTCGCTGCTTGATACCATCAAGAAACACCCTTCAGACTACCCAACTGATGTCCCTGTATAG
- the LOC124652715 gene encoding 2-oxoisovalerate dehydrogenase subunit alpha 2, mitochondrial-like isoform X2, giving the protein MAAWLSSELARRAARRIAGELRRRGPGPWFPTSSTVPVLGPTAGYQRGFCSVRRFAGDTAAATATAEDSDNEFAAGDLQQVVDFPGGKLSFVGEMNFVPESQRERIKCYRVLDDDGGIIYSSRFQEVSQELALKMYSNMVTLQIMDTIFYEAQRQGRISFYLTSNGEEAINIASAAALSADDIVLPQYREPGVLLWRGFTLQEFANQLFGNKMDYGKGRQMPIHYGSNRLNYFTVSSPIATQLPQAVGAAYSLKMDKKDACAITYFGDGGTSEGDFHAALNFAAVTEAPVIFFCRNNGWAISTPTTEQFRSDGIATRGQAYGIRSIRVDGNDTLAVYSAVHTAREMAITEGRPILIEAMTYRVGHHSTSDDSTKYRLADEIEHWRTARDPVSRYRKWVQGNGWWCDAEETELRNSVRQEILQAIQVAERIPKHGLAELFTDVYDQVPSNLREQQRSLLDTIKKHPSDYPTDVPV; this is encoded by the exons ATGGCTGCGTGGCTGTCGTCCGAGCTGGCGCGCCGTGCCGCCAGGAGGATCGCCGGGGAGCTGCGCCGCCGCGGTCCCGGTCCGTGGTTCCCGACCTCCTCGACGGTGCCGGTTCTTGGCCCGACAGCGGGGTACCAAAGGGGGTTCTGCTCCGTCCGGCGCTTCGCCGGAGACACCGCTGCCGCTACCGCTACCGCCGAGGACTCGGATAATGAATTCGCCGCCGGCGATCTTCAGCAG GTAGTAGATTTCCCTGGAGGGAAGCTTTCCTTTGTTGGTGAAATGAATTTTGTGCCAGAGTCACAAAGGGAAAGGATCAAGTGTTACCGTGTTCTTGACGACGATGGTGGGATTATATACAGCAGTAGATTCCAAGAG GTCAGTCAGGAGTTGGCTCTCAAGATGTACAGTAACATGGTCACCCTCCAGATTATGGATACAATCTTCTACGAAGCTCAAAGGCAGGGAAGAATATCATTCTATTTAACTTCTAATGGTGAAGAAGCGATCAACATAGCTTCTGCTGCCGCGCTTAGTGCTGACGACATTGTGCTACCTCAG TACAGGGAGCCTGGTGTTCTTCTATGGCGTGGTTTCACGCTGCAAGAATTTGCAAACCAGTTGTTTGGGAATAAGATGGATTACGGTAAAGGGAGGCAGATGCCAATACATTACGGATCAAACCGTCTGAATTATTTCACGGTCTCATCACCTATCGC CACGCAGCTCCCCCAAGCTGTTGGAGCCGCCTACTCTCTGAAGATGGACAAGAAGGATGCATGTGCCATCACGTATTTCGGCGATGGTGGCACGAGCGAG GGAGACTTCCACGCTGCTCTCAACTTTGCTGCTGTCACGGAAGCTCCAGTGATCTTCTTCTGCCGGAACAATGGCTGGGCAATCAGCACCCCAACTACTGAACAATTCAGAA GTGATGGAATTGCTACCCGTGGCCAGGCTTATGGAATCCGCAGTATCCGGGTTGACGGCAACGACACTCTTGCTGTGTACAGTGCAGTTCACACCGCCCGGGAAATGGCTATAACTGAAGGAAGACCTATTTTGATTGAG GCGATGACTTACCGGGTCGGGCATCACTCGACATCCGACGATTCAACGAAGTATAGGCTGGCTGACGAGATCGAGCATTGGCGAACAGCTAGGGATCCCGTCTCCAGGTACAGAAAATGGGTTCAGGGGAACGGCTGGTGGTGTGATGCTGAAGAGACTGAACTCAGGAACAGTGTGAGACAAGAG ATTCTTCAAGCCATTCAGGTGGCTGAGAGGATCCCGAAACATGGCCTCGCGGAGCTGTTCACTGACGTTTATGATCAAGTTCCTTCCAACCTCCGTGAGCAGCAGCGGTCGCTGCTTGATACCATCAAGAAACACCCTTCAGACTACCCAACTGATGTCCCTGTATAG